In Fictibacillus halophilus, a single genomic region encodes these proteins:
- a CDS encoding glycosyltransferase translates to MFSTILYLSIMWLCGWFMLWNIRTLSSRGPHEPRSVSVIIPARNEEANLKNLLPTLSNQSMKLHEVIVVNDDSEDRTEEVAREFGVTVVKPERLPIGWLGKPWACWNGAKHATGSLLLFLDADLEIEQDGIERLCGEWERNRGLISVQPFHQMKSASEKFSSLFNIIVMAAMQCFTIFRKKPAGAFGPCLMIDRVTYTEIGGHEGIKHQVLEHMEMGRVAMNQDMNVTCFSGYKAVYFRMYSEGLTALFFGWCKSFALGSAKTPLMPLVLTVAWITGGISLAIQLPFLLVQEFNEVMMWGIFYLLYAIQIKALMKKVGTNSILSALSHPAHFLFFSVVYIWSFILSVIKKEVKWKGREISVSEKGDA, encoded by the coding sequence ATGTTCTCTACCATTTTGTACCTATCAATCATGTGGCTTTGTGGATGGTTCATGCTATGGAATATAAGAACTCTAAGTTCTAGAGGTCCTCATGAACCACGTTCTGTTTCAGTTATTATTCCCGCAAGGAATGAGGAAGCAAACTTAAAAAATTTATTGCCGACGTTGAGTAACCAAAGTATGAAGCTTCATGAAGTAATTGTTGTTAACGATGATTCTGAGGATCGAACAGAAGAAGTCGCTCGGGAGTTCGGAGTTACCGTTGTAAAGCCAGAACGTCTTCCAATCGGTTGGCTAGGAAAACCATGGGCATGCTGGAATGGAGCCAAACATGCGACAGGCTCTTTATTGTTATTTTTGGATGCCGATCTAGAAATAGAGCAAGACGGAATTGAACGTTTGTGCGGTGAATGGGAAAGAAACAGGGGATTGATTAGTGTTCAGCCGTTTCATCAGATGAAGAGTGCCTCAGAGAAATTTTCTTCTTTATTTAACATAATCGTAATGGCCGCTATGCAATGCTTTACGATTTTTCGTAAAAAACCTGCTGGTGCGTTTGGTCCGTGCCTAATGATCGATCGAGTAACCTATACAGAGATAGGTGGCCATGAAGGGATTAAGCACCAAGTTCTTGAACATATGGAAATGGGAAGAGTGGCTATGAATCAAGATATGAATGTTACTTGTTTCTCAGGATACAAGGCGGTTTATTTCCGAATGTATTCAGAAGGTCTAACAGCATTATTCTTCGGATGGTGTAAAAGCTTCGCACTTGGTTCAGCGAAAACGCCTCTCATGCCCTTAGTACTGACAGTAGCTTGGATTACAGGAGGAATAAGTCTAGCTATTCAGCTTCCTTTCTTATTGGTTCAAGAATTCAACGAGGTTATGATGTGGGGAATCTTCTATCTGCTTTATGCGATTCAGATTAAGGCCTTAATGAAGAAGGTTGGAACGAATTCGATTCTTTCAGCTTTATCACACCCTGCGCACTTCTTGTTTTTTTCTGTGGTGTACATCTGGTCTTTTATTTTGAGTGTAATCAAAAAAGAAGTAAAGTGGAAAGGTAGAGAAATCTCGGTTTCTGAAAAAGGGGATGCGTAA
- a CDS encoding glycosyl-4,4'-diaponeurosporenoate acyltransferase: protein MLIELSPFWTVVINILAWLIFHLTVAYIIHRIPFSNFTKEGRWDTAFGWENSGQWYEKIGIRKWKTILPDGGDFYRGGFAKKTLEGDSLEYLARFLAETRRAELTHWLSMPPALLFFLWNPVWIGNIMIGYAVLFNLPFIFIQRYNRFRLIRILNLKNKTLKRKRRKVVGYFEGPYGKAEN, encoded by the coding sequence ATGCTGATTGAACTTTCACCGTTTTGGACGGTAGTGATCAATATACTTGCCTGGCTCATCTTTCATTTAACTGTAGCTTATATCATTCACCGTATTCCTTTTTCCAACTTTACAAAAGAGGGCAGATGGGATACAGCTTTTGGTTGGGAAAACAGTGGACAATGGTATGAAAAAATAGGAATCCGCAAATGGAAAACCATACTGCCTGATGGTGGTGATTTTTATCGGGGAGGATTTGCTAAGAAAACATTAGAAGGTGATTCTCTAGAGTATTTAGCACGTTTTTTAGCAGAAACACGTCGTGCAGAATTGACGCATTGGCTTTCTATGCCGCCTGCACTATTGTTTTTCTTATGGAACCCTGTATGGATTGGCAACATCATGATTGGGTATGCCGTTTTGTTTAATCTACCGTTTATATTTATCCAGAGATATAACAGGTTCAGGCTGATTCGAATCCTGAATCTTAAAAATAAGACGCTTAAACGAAAGAGGAGGAAAGTTGTTGGATATTTCGAAGGACCTTACGGAAAAGCGGAAAACTGA